The genomic stretch CCAAGGATCTCACCCGCGTCATCGACGCCGTAAAGATGCATGACCTCGCGCGAGCAGACTTTGAAGCAGCGGCCGCAGCCGATACAGATCTTGCCATCGATAGCGATCAGATATTCCGGCACCCATATGGAGCCGTCGCGGCTGATGAATGTGCTCCTCATCGCAAAGTCTTCATTTTGGCAAGCTCTCTCCTGGCACCATCCAACTCGGCATAAACGGCATGCGTTTTCTCGGCGACTTCCTCTATCTCAATCCATTTGACCGGGAGACCCTCGGCAAGGTCGCGCAAGTTCGTCTTGGCAATTGCCGCGCGCAGTTGAAGCTTTCGGACTTTCTTCGCCATCTCATCCAGGTTTGACATGATCCTTCCTCGAAAATGGGTTTCTTCACGCCCGCGCCACTTCGGGATAGGCAATAGCTGCAGTCACATCGCCGACCAGTTTCGCGGCCGGTCTCCGCGAGTTTCCGGAGAGTCTCGAAGCCGAACCGGTAGACGTCTCGACAGACGTTTGATTTCTGTTGTTGACAATGTCATCACGCCTTAGCGCTCCTCGATCGCCAGCTCCGCTACGGTCTAAAACGGATCCGGATTGGCATTGAGTGGATATTCCGGCGCAGTTCCTCGGGGACAATGAAATCGGCCAGCAGCCCGGTGTCCGATTTCCGTGGAAATCCTGAGCACGGATCAGCCGCAGGAGGCATTTGACGAACGGGCGGGCACGGGCCTCGCCATCCTTGTTGACGGCAGGGCCAAGCGCTGCGTGAGACATTTCGTTTCCTCAATTTCAGGTCTCGTCCTCAACGGAGGATTTCTGCTTTCGGTTACGCTGACTTCGTGCTCGCTTACGCAGCCGACGTCCGGCCTCGCCAGGCCGATTCCACGTAAATGCTGCCCCTGTGGCCGACCTTGAACAGGTCCTGGACTGTGACGTCTTCAACGACGGGCCAAATTCGCGTCGAATATCGCCGCCGCGGCTATTCGGTTGGAAGTCTAAGGTCCGAGCCCTGACCTGCAGCAAACGGTCCACGCTGTGCTCCATGGACATAGTTACTGCGGGCGCGCCGCAGAAAATGGGCGGATTGACCAGGGTTCCATTCCACTTGTCATCCCGACACCTTGCCGGGCTGAAAGTTCGTGAGAGGTTCGCCACGCAGCCAGTCGTCCACTTTGATCAGAGGAGCCGGGGACTCTCTACGCAACATGTTGTTCTCCATTCCCACACCTTTCCTGACGTTTATACGCGAGCTGGTTCTTCTCTCAGAACGGAACACACCGGTTAGGAGACCATCAAAGTCTTGCGTGTTCTCATGCGATCAGCCCTCATTCAGTATTGCCGATCTCAACCAGCAAACGTCATGCCAGCGCTTTGTCCGCAGTAAATGCATGATTCTCCCTCGAACCTCACAAGCCCAAGACGGCCGGTTGTTTTGAACCCGACATGTTTTCTGCCGCTGTCAGCTTTTGGACACGCATTATGCGTCAGACGCTTGAGGGCGAGAACCGCTCGTCGGCCATCGTTCGCCGCCGGCGATACGCGGGCGCGCTAGGCTGACCCAGCGCCCAAACCGCATGACCTTCTTGACCGGCTGGCAATAGGTCGGAAATTCCGCGATTCCGAAAAGTCAGCGCAGTGCAGCCCACTCGGCATTTGCCGCACGAATGGCAAGCGCCCGAAAGCTGTCAATCGAGCGATCCTCCAAGGCGAGGGCCTGCGTCTCGACGATATGATTGGTTACGGCCGGCCAGTGTTCGTGTCTATGGTCTGCGAGTGGCCTTCGGCAGCCAGTGGTAGCGAGTAAAGCTTCGGCATCATCGGCTTTGATTGCCGCCCAAAACTGGTCGAAATTCCGATAGGCTATTATGCCCCTTCCTCATCGAGAACAGGAATGTCTGCTCTGGCGTAGAAGCCTAGCACGGGTCCGAGCTCAAAGGTCGTTCCTGGCGCAAGGCGCCGGACGGACGTGGGCCATGTTTCGGTCGAGACGCCATCGATACCTCGCGCCAGCGTGCTGGCGAATCGGGGCATCAGCGGTGCGAGTGTCTGCGCCAGGATCGCAGCGGCCGTCGTCTGAAGGGCGAGCGAAGTGCGGGTGCGGGCGGGATAGAGACGTCGCGCCGCTTCATAGTTTTGCGCCTGTCGGTAGACCACACAATCGCTCACGAAACAGCAGGCTTGCGCGGCCGCGCGCCGGACCGAAAAGCCATCGTCCGAATAGGCGCGTTCCATCGCTGCGCGATGGATCTCTATCCGAGCAAAGAAAGCACGATCGGCGGGAGCCCAGTCGCCTGCGTCGGGCACACAGCCGCCAAAGTCCTGTTTGATTTCCCGGTGCAGCGCATCAAGCCAATTCAGCCAGATCCCTTGGAACACCTCGTTCTCGGTGCGGCGTAGCGCGTCCAGCGTGAAGTTCGTCCGCTCACCTTCCGGGCGTGTCAGGCCCAAATGAAGACGTACGACATCGACTGTCTTTTGGCCCAGAACCTCTTTGCCCCAGACCGCATGGCTGCGGCTTGTCGAGAACTTCTGACCGTCGAGCAGGTAGAACTCGTTCACATGATACCGGATGCGCGGCGTCCAGTGGGAGAAGACCTCAGCATAAAGCGCCGGATAAAGCAGGGCGTGGTAGAAGGAATTATCGAAGCCGAAGAAATGGACAATTTGCCAGTCCTTGCTGGGCAGGGCCGCATTCCAGTCACGACCGAGCGATGTAGCTAGCGTCTGGATGTTGTAAAGAAAGCCAAACGCCATCTCTGGCCAGACCCAGGTCACCTGCCCCGGGAATCCCTCGGCCGGTAGCCCCCAGTCCGACGGGTGGATGATGGGCACGGAAAAGTCGCCACGTTGGCGTAGACGCGCGAAGAGGTCCATGATCCGAACGGGGGCGCCCGACGCCCTTAAATGCCGGTCGATATTGTCGTAGCACCGTTCCAGCGCAAGTTCGGGACGGCGCACGGAGCCGACCACCGGCGCCTCGGCCGAGTGCCGCGACCGGACTGCATCTAGGTCGTGGCATAGGTTCGGTGCGCCGCATTCCTCGCAGATGTTGCCACCAGCGGAGCTGCCGCAATCGGGGCAGAGGCCGCTTACATCCGGCTCGTAAAGGTAGTCGCCTGTCACAGCATCGAAGAGCGCAGGGCTCTGGCGCAGATCTACCGCCGTGCTACTCAGAAGACTACGGAAACACGCGGCTTGAAACTCTGCATAAGCGCTATCGCCCAAGGTGGGGAGGAAGCTGTGGACCTCACAGTCGAGAAGCGCAAGCGTGGCTCGAATCTCGTCGGCGTAGTGGCGCGCCACCTTTCCGGGCGTCGATTGATCGGCATCGGCACGCGTGGCGACGTAGCTCTGGTAATCGTCGCTTCCAGTCAGGTGATAGGCTTCGACCCCTTTCATGCGCAGGAAACGCGTGTAGACATCGGCGCCAAGATAAGGGCCAGAAAGATGCCCCAGATGCAGATCGCCATTAGGCGTCGGCGGCGTGGAGAAGACGAAGATCGGCCCGCGGGGAATCGCGACCTGTGCAGCAGCTTCGAGGGCCGCCTTGCCGTCGCACCAGTAGACATCGACGAAGTTTAGGTTTTCGAGCCCATCGTTGTGCAGCACATGCGCTTCAAAAGGATGGAACAGAACGACATCGCCGGCTGCGACCGAGATTTCCCCAAGGTCGGTCCTGACCTTGCCCGCTCCAGACAGGACCACGAAGGCCTCGATTTCGTCGTGCCGATGGGGCTCGGATGTGACGCCTGGTGCCACCTTGCCAAATGAAAACCCGGTGCCCGCGCTTCCCGTCCCAAGCGCAGCCATGTCGATACCGAACACCCGCGACAGCTGCGTTCGAGAAAACGTGGATTTCCGCATGACGAATCTCAGCTTGTTGAAGCAGTGGTATCTTCGGCTGCCAACGCAACAGCCCCTGCTGCAAGTTGCGAAGAGAGCGGCAGCCCGACACGTTGGCCGCCTCCGTTAGAATGATCCGGCTCTGGGTGCCCAAGCGGGTGACGACGGGCGCCAGTGGGGCTTTAGACGTTACAGAAGACCCCCCGGCGACACCTGCACAATCGACATACCGAAGCGTTGTAACGGACTGCTGGCGATGCTCCAGTAGCCGGCAATCAAAACCATGCTCTCCGCGCATTTTTTGGCGGCCGATCAGTTTCGTGTGCATTCCCGCCTGGTTCCGTGAGCTCAATCGCGATAGAAAATGCCGTTTGGGGGTTTGAGGTTGTCGAGATCGGCCACTTTGCCCTCCGGCGGATTAAGGGCGCGCTTAAGCACGTTATATTCAGCGCGGGTCGGTCCACCGGTTGAAGCACGCTGGAACACCAAGTAGAGCGTCCGCCGCGAACGATTGCTTTTATTCGGCTTCGAGTAATGCGGTGCATAATCGTCGAAGATGAAGATGTCGCCAGCCTTCCATACTACGGGTTCCCAGGAGAATGTTTTGGCGACCTCAGGATCAATCACCCCGCCGGCATCCATGGGAAATACCCCCTTCTTGTGGTTGCCGGGGCTGAAGAAAAGGCCACCATTGTCCGGGTCGGAATCGTCAATGCCTATGGCAACGATCGCATGGACCATCCGGTCGGGCAGCCTGTGTGGAATGTGATAAATGTCCTGATGCGGGCGATAACCGCCGCTATCGGGATAGTGGAAGATCAGCAACTCCTTGAGTCTGCGCGAATCTTCGCCAAGCAAATCCTCGACCGCAGAGTTTATGCGCTGATCTTCTAGGAGGAGCAGACGCAATGGGTCATGGAAGTCCAGAAAATTCTCGACCTTGGAGATGATCTTCCGATTGTCCGTCGTTTTCTCGAACCACATGAGCCATTTATCGTCGCTGACATCCCAGCGTGATATGTCTTCAACAGATCTGGAAATACCTTCCAGAGTCGCGGGATCGAAGAACCTCTCGAGCCTGACGTATCCGTCTTTCTTCCACTTTTCTCTTTGTGCATCGGTCAACATGCGAAAAGCCTCCTGTTGGAAAGAGTGGTTGGTCAAACATTCCGGTTAGAGGCAGTCGGGCGCCGTCAGGGTGTGGGCCCACGGAGACGATACTCCACGGCATGCAGACGGCGACGCAAAGTGCCTTCCGCTCCGGGTGGATTGCAAGGCTTTGTTGTCCCTCCTCAATGGAGAGATCGCCCAGGCCCGTAAAGATCTATCGATCCGGTACGTCTGCATGGTAGTCACGGCCGAGCATGCTGTTGATGGTACGACTGCCCGATAAGACGACCTTTCGTGCAGCCTGACGCAACGCAAGTCGTGCGCCGCGAAAATTTTTGCGACAAGTTCCCGTTCCGGTCGGGCGATCAGGGAGGCACGTCGCTGGCATCGGGTCCATCGATGCTCCAAAAACGAGTATTGTCCGCACAAGTTCGGCGCTAGACTGACCCATCCGAGGCCAAGCCGGGTCCTCGGGTTCCCTAAGCTGGTCCCGATCACTTACCTCACCCGGTCCAGCCACCACACGCATCGCTACGGGCGGGAGGCCTCCGCTAACGGCCGACGCAGCCATGGCCGCTAGGGCCACTGGGCACTTTCGAGTGAGCGACCTTGTACGGTTTCGACGACCGTGGGGCAAATTCTCGCCCGCAGAATTAAGCGATGCGCCCATAGGTCCAAGGGCATGTTCAGTCACGATGAGTTCGGAGCGGGCTCCGGACTGCGCCGCAGCGGAGGCGGACATCATTCCTTGGATGCCACCGCCGATGATCAGTAGTCGCTGGGTCATATCCCGCTGCCCATTTCTTCGGCTACCGGGTCGGGCCAGCTCTCGACGGTGGTACGGCTGATAAAGCCAGGATGCTCAGGGTTCGCGCACGGCGCGCGCTGTAGAAGGCTGTCAAGAATGCGGCGAGCTCGCCAGGCCAGCAGGCTTAGGTTCGGATCGGCCAGCCCGCGCTGCCCGGGATTGGCGTTCTGTACGAAGATGCGTCTGTCACGCGGTCCGTCCCAGCACACCGAAAAATCCGCGTTGATGACCAACTCATTGTCGGTCTGTTGCAGCCGATCCGCCATCGGTTCCAAAAAGCTTGGCACGGCGTTCTCGTAACCGGTGGCCAGGATGACGATGTCGGCCGTGACTTCTTCGACGTCGCCCAAGCCGCGCTGCAGCGTCAAGTTGTGACCCGCGCCGGCGTTGATGCAGCGCGAAACGTTGCAACCCGGCCGCAGTGCGATGTCACATAGGTCTGGCTCAAGAAATTCGTGGCGATACAGCGCCTGGTAGACGGCGCGCAAAGTGCGATCCGAAATACCATCCGAGGCGAGCACGAAACGCCGCAGGAACAGCTTGCGCTGCGGCTCGCTCATTGCCGCGAAACGATCCGAAAAACAGGGCATGAACAACTCGTTTGTGAACGGGCTGTTGTCGAGGGGCAGGTAGTTTTCGCGCTGCGAGACCCAGGTGATCGAGGCAGGCCGCCGTTCTCTTGGCCCACCGACCAAATGCAACAGTACCTCGGCTCCCGACTGGCCTCCACCAACGACGCAAACATGTTTTTGCCGCACCTCAGGATGGATGTGCAGCAAATCGGATGAATGGAACAGGTTGCGTCCGATCCAGCCCTGAAATTGAGGTGGAATCCATGCTTGCTTGCCGATGCCGACCACCAGGTCTCTGGCACTAAGCACCGCGTCGTCCGTCCGCACCCGAAACTCGCCATCATAGCGTATTTCGCGGACGGTCTCGCCGCCGCGCACAAGTGGGTTCCTGCGGAACGCCCAGTTCAGGTATTGCTCGAACTCAGCCCTGAGCACAGCATCGAACTGTGCATTCAGGAAGTGGTACAGACGCCCGTTCTCGTGCAGGTAGTTTATGAAAGTGTAGGCGGATCGCGGATTCACCAGCGTTACCAGATCCTTGACGTGGCTGACCTGGAGTTCTGAAGAGTCGAATGCGCTGCCTGGATGCCAGCGGAAGTCAACTTGCCGATCCAAGAACAATGCCCCGTGCCCGATTTGCTCGTGTATCTGACACGCAAGGCTCAAATTGGACGGGCCAGCACCGATCCCAATGCAAGAGAGATCCAGTTGTCCTGCTCCTGCTGACGCCTCCCAATCAGGCGCTATATGCGGCGAATGTCGGCCATGGCCGCTGGGCTTGCCCTTCCCGCACGCATCGTCGACACCGCAGGACTTGCAACAGTTTGTCCGCGCGTTCGTAGTATCGGGTGTGACGCCCGCGGATGCCGGCTCCGTGATGAGATCGGCACTCATGCCGGCGATATGTTGCGCGTGGCTGGCATCGAGAATCCCGCCTCGATGACCCCCGCGTGGTCAGTGACATGCTTTCGCAGCCTATCCCTCATTGCAATTGGGCTCAGTTGCCCGCCTCGACCGTGATGAGCCGACCTTCGGCCTGCTTGGCGACCAGCGAGGGCGCGGTCATGAGTGCGGCGACAGCATTTTCCCGTGGGTTTGATCATAGAAGACATCCGCTGCTGCGTTCGGGAGGGTCTCCTGCATCGAACGTGCCAGAGCAAAACATGAGCAAAGCAACGGAAGCAGGTTTGCGATCCTGTCGAGTATCCGACATTGAGGCCGAAACCTTGCACCGGCTGCGCAAAGCCACGTGCAGTCTCCCTCGGGACCGGGAATACACCGCCAATGCCGATACGCTCGGCACGCTGCTGCTGCCGAGCGATCCGCATTCTTCGTCTCGAGAAAGAAACGCGGTTCTACCAGGCGTCAACTTCCGAACTCTTTGGTTCGGTCCAGGGCATCCCGCAGCAGGAGAGCACTCCGTTTTATCCACGCTCGATCTATGCGGTGGCGAAGGTCTACGCCTACTGGATCACCATGAACTACCGCGAGGTATACGGGCTCTATGGCATCCTGTTCAATCACGAAGGGCCGACGCGCAGCGAAACTTTCATCACGCGCAAGGTGACGCGTGCGGTGGCTCGATCATGGCCGGCAAACAGGACTGTCTCTATCTCGGAAACCTGGAAGCAAAGCGCGACTGGGGCTCGGCGCGCGCCTATGTCGAGGGCATGTGGCGCATCTCGCAGCATCAACCTGACGATTTCGTGCTTGCAACCGGCGAGACACACACGGTCCGCACCTTTGTCGGGGCTTGCCTTCAGGCGAGTCGAAAAGGAGATCGTCTGGGAGGGCGAAGGCGTTGACGAGGTGGGCCCTGAACGCATGAGTAATCAAGCGCTGATCCGGATCGACAAACGCTGTTTCGGGCCAATCGAGGTTGACCTGCTGATCGGCGATGCCTCCAAGGCAGCCGACAAAACTCGATTGGAAGCCGAAGACCACTTTCGATGAGTTCGTCTCGGAAATGGTCGAGGCTGACTGCCGCGCCTACGGGATCGTGTTAGCGTGACGTGAAAACACGATGACTTCGCGGGCATGTGCATCTTGCCGTTTCAGGGACGTCGGCATTTCAGGCCCGCCGCGGTCAGCCGGCGTCAGTCAGTTCCTATCGTTTGGATCGGCAAATTCACACATCCTGCAAAGCAGGAAACCAGCCGCTCCATTCATGCGATCGACGATTTCGCAAAAAACTGGGCTTTTAAAGAGATCGCCATATTCGTCGCATAGAAGGTTGCCCAATACGTGACGCCGCTCAAAATCCATGGAGCAGAGAGTAACCTCGCCGTTTGGAAGGAGTACATTCCGATACTGCCGTTCGTCCACGCATATCAGCGCTCCGACGACTGGCTGCCGTGGTTCTACAATCTTAGGGTCTACGCTTCCACCCCTGCTGCTCACCGGTCGCGCGCGAACTAGGGCTTGGGCAGGGATAATGTCGGCGATATCGGGATGGGGCTCACCCAAAACCACGAATCGGATCGAAGGGATGTCGGCGTCGACGAGTTGACCAACCAAATCGCGATACTTGGCTCCGACAAGGCGGCTATTCATGTGGGCGCCATCATCAAAAACATGAACCACGAATACCCCCAACCGCAGCGCCTGCAAGCGTTGTAGATCCTGCCCCTTCATTCCCACAAGCGTCGTGAAAATCCTGATGCCGTGGCCTTTGGCGGAAGCGTGCTCGACCATTTCGGTGCAATCCGGATTGAGCCATGGCTCAGAATACCCGGCAAAACTAATGTCGACGGAGGCTGGTACGCGCGCCAGACAGCGCTTGAAATCTCCAAGACTAAGATGCTTCGTATCAGATACCTTTCTTTGCCGGTCAGCGAACTTGTCCTGCGGACAATATGAACATCCCACGATGCATCCTGTGGTCGTCGTTATCTCCAAAACTCTGCCGGCTGGGATAGCAGAGCGCAGTTCCGGTAAAATCATTCGTTGTGACTCCCACTCGTCTTGGTCATGCATAACGTCCAGTATGGTGTCTTTGGCTTCATGACACCGACGGTCAAGACAGTCCGAATGAGCCCAGCCATCTCCGCCTTGGCAGCAGTCAACAGCCGGTTTCCTCAATCGGCCGAGCGGACTATCAACGAACTTTGGGCGCATCGGCGCGGCAGGGCGGCGCAACCGCAAAGTCGCGCGTCAGCCGTTGCCAAGGGTGTAGCCGTGACCGTTGAGCGAACGCGCCGCCGAGATGGCGCAGCAGACCATCAATCGTCTCGCGTTCTTATGCGGTCAGCCCCGACTCAATATTGCCGCATCTCTAGCAAAGGCCGTGCCAGCGCGCTTAGCCGCGCAACTGCACGAGTAGGCTTCGAGAAACCTCACGCCCAAGGCGGCCGGTTGTTTTGGACCAGACATGTTTTTTGTCGCTGTCAGCTTTTGGACATGCATTTCAGACGCTTGAGGACAGACTTGGCTGTCTCCCCTGCGGTAATGTTGGCGTCGGCTCATCATCTAGCATCATTCCGGCGCCAGCTGTGTGCGCGGAAGATCTACACGACCTGACCGCCGCGTGCAGCGATTGCCTGCCGGCTCATAGCTGATCTTTTCTCCTGAAGCCGGCGATGAGGCCGGGCCGTCGAGTGCGTGCTGCCGGATGCTGCGTAAGCTGTTTCGCTAGACGGCGGATACCGCGTCACCTCCATATTTTCGCGACAGAGGTTTGGTGGCGTCGCGGGCCTTGCTGCTACATCACCGCAGTGCTCGGGAATTCGTATCTGATCCGCGTGAGGCGAAGACCTTCTCTCTCGACTGGCTCGCCGAGGCCGTCTGTCCTGCTAGCCTCGAACGATTTCTCATTTGGCATGGCGCATGCGCGTCGATCCGCAAACCCCGTCGAGGAGAAATCGGACCTGGCCGCCACTCCACCTCCTCCTACCACGAGGGCAGACGGGAAGCAGCGCCTTCAAATGAGGAACAAAATCACCTTACCTCGAATCTTGCCTCCCTCGATCACAACCGGAGCCATGGAACCGTGTGCGCGACCATCGCCAATGATCGCGCCCCAAGGCAATTGCCCAGCGCAAAATGGCTACGCGCGATTACGCCATGCATCCCTTACGAGGCTGCGACAGCACCTCGGAGAGCCTCGCCGCCATCATGCAGACCGATCTAAGCCCACTTGATCCAGCACAAAGGAATTTCAAACATGCACCAAGATACCGTCCGGGCGAGCGCATTCGCCATGCCCCTGACCAGCCCGGCCTTCCCGGCCGGCCCATATCGCTTCGGCAACCGGGAGTATCTGATCATCACATATCGCACCGATCCGCAGAAACTGCGCGACCTTGTGCCGGAGCCGCTTCAGGTGTGCGAGCCTCTGGTCAAATTCGAGTTCATTCGCATGCCGGACTCGACCGGCTTTGGCGACTACACTGAAAGCGGGCAGGTCATCCCGGTCTCCTTCCGAGGCCGCAAGGGCAGCTACACCCACTGCATGTTTCTCGACGACCATCCGCCGATAGCGGGCGGACGCGAGTTGTGGGGCTTTCCAAAGAAGCTCGCTAGCCCAACGCTCCGAACCGAGACGGATACCCTTGTTGGCACGCTGGACTACGGGCCGGTCCGCGTCGCGACGAGTACCATGGGCTACAAGCACCGAGCCGCCGACCTCGCGAGCGTGAGGGCCTCGCTCGCTGAACCGAACTTCCTCCTCAAAATCATCCCGCATGTCGACGGCACGCCGCGCATCTGTGAGCTCGTGGAATATCATCTACAGGACGTCCATCTGAGGGGCGCCTGGACCGGGCCGGCAGCCCTGAACCTCTGGTCGCATGCGCTTGCCCCCGTCGCCGAACTGCCGGTGCTGGAAGTAGTCTCGGCCGTCCACTTCGTCGCAGATCTCACGCTCGCGCTCGGGAAGGTCGTCCACGACTATCTCGCGAAAGCCTAGCCTCGCCATCGGAAAGGAAGAAACCATGAACTTTTACAGTGATATCTCATTGAACCAACGCGATGGGGAGCCGGTGGCCGGCTTCTCGACAAGGTGGCGCTGATCACCGAAGCCGCGAGCGGGGTCGGCAAGGATAGCGCGGTTCGCCCGCGAGG from Mesorhizobium sp. 113-3-3 encodes the following:
- the fdxB gene encoding ferredoxin III, nif-specific is translated as MRSTFISRDGSIWVPEYLIAIDGKICIGCGRCFKVCSREVMHLYGVDDAGEILGACDADDDDFDGELNRMIMVVDHAGRCIGCGACGRVCPKNCQTHLAADQVAA
- a CDS encoding CCE_0567 family metalloprotein encodes the protein MSNLDEMAKKVRKLQLRAAIAKTNLRDLAEGLPVKWIEIEEVAEKTHAVYAELDGARRELAKMKTLR
- a CDS encoding class I tRNA ligase family protein: MRKSTFSRTQLSRVFGIDMAALGTGSAGTGFSFGKVAPGVTSEPHRHDEIEAFVVLSGAGKVRTDLGEISVAAGDVVLFHPFEAHVLHNDGLENLNFVDVYWCDGKAALEAAAQVAIPRGPIFVFSTPPTPNGDLHLGHLSGPYLGADVYTRFLRMKGVEAYHLTGSDDYQSYVATRADADQSTPGKVARHYADEIRATLALLDCEVHSFLPTLGDSAYAEFQAACFRSLLSSTAVDLRQSPALFDAVTGDYLYEPDVSGLCPDCGSSAGGNICEECGAPNLCHDLDAVRSRHSAEAPVVGSVRRPELALERCYDNIDRHLRASGAPVRIMDLFARLRQRGDFSVPIIHPSDWGLPAEGFPGQVTWVWPEMAFGFLYNIQTLATSLGRDWNAALPSKDWQIVHFFGFDNSFYHALLYPALYAEVFSHWTPRIRYHVNEFYLLDGQKFSTSRSHAVWGKEVLGQKTVDVVRLHLGLTRPEGERTNFTLDALRRTENEVFQGIWLNWLDALHREIKQDFGGCVPDAGDWAPADRAFFARIEIHRAAMERAYSDDGFSVRRAAAQACCFVSDCVVYRQAQNYEAARRLYPARTRTSLALQTTAAAILAQTLAPLMPRFASTLARGIDGVSTETWPTSVRRLAPGTTFELGPVLGFYARADIPVLDEEGA
- a CDS encoding phytanoyl-CoA dioxygenase family protein, yielding MLTDAQREKWKKDGYVRLERFFDPATLEGISRSVEDISRWDVSDDKWLMWFEKTTDNRKIISKVENFLDFHDPLRLLLLEDQRINSAVEDLLGEDSRRLKELLIFHYPDSGGYRPHQDIYHIPHRLPDRMVHAIVAIGIDDSDPDNGGLFFSPGNHKKGVFPMDAGGVIDPEVAKTFSWEPVVWKAGDIFIFDDYAPHYSKPNKSNRSRRTLYLVFQRASTGGPTRAEYNVLKRALNPPEGKVADLDNLKPPNGIFYRD
- a CDS encoding SidA/IucD/PvdA family monooxygenase encodes the protein MDLSCIGIGAGPSNLSLACQIHEQIGHGALFLDRQVDFRWHPGSAFDSSELQVSHVKDLVTLVNPRSAYTFINYLHENGRLYHFLNAQFDAVLRAEFEQYLNWAFRRNPLVRGGETVREIRYDGEFRVRTDDAVLSARDLVVGIGKQAWIPPQFQGWIGRNLFHSSDLLHIHPEVRQKHVCVVGGGQSGAEVLLHLVGGPRERRPASITWVSQRENYLPLDNSPFTNELFMPCFSDRFAAMSEPQRKLFLRRFVLASDGISDRTLRAVYQALYRHEFLEPDLCDIALRPGCNVSRCINAGAGHNLTLQRGLGDVEEVTADIVILATGYENAVPSFLEPMADRLQQTDNELVINADFSVCWDGPRDRRIFVQNANPGQRGLADPNLSLLAWRARRILDSLLQRAPCANPEHPGFISRTTVESWPDPVAEEMGSGI
- a CDS encoding radical SAM/SPASM domain-containing protein is translated as MILPELRSAIPAGRVLEITTTTGCIVGCSYCPQDKFADRQRKVSDTKHLSLGDFKRCLARVPASVDISFAGYSEPWLNPDCTEMVEHASAKGHGIRIFTTLVGMKGQDLQRLQALRLGVFVVHVFDDGAHMNSRLVGAKYRDLVGQLVDADIPSIRFVVLGEPHPDIADIIPAQALVRARPVSSRGGSVDPKIVEPRQPVVGALICVDERQYRNVLLPNGEVTLCSMDFERRHVLGNLLCDEYGDLFKSPVFCEIVDRMNGAAGFLLCRMCEFADPNDRN
- a CDS encoding acetoacetate decarboxylase, translated to MHQDTVRASAFAMPLTSPAFPAGPYRFGNREYLIITYRTDPQKLRDLVPEPLQVCEPLVKFEFIRMPDSTGFGDYTESGQVIPVSFRGRKGSYTHCMFLDDHPPIAGGRELWGFPKKLASPTLRTETDTLVGTLDYGPVRVATSTMGYKHRAADLASVRASLAEPNFLLKIIPHVDGTPRICELVEYHLQDVHLRGAWTGPAALNLWSHALAPVAELPVLEVVSAVHFVADLTLALGKVVHDYLAKA